In the Kitasatospora terrestris genome, one interval contains:
- a CDS encoding alpha-ketoglutarate-dependent dioxygenase AlkB, whose protein sequence is MEFHLQGSLFDAVGETGLGPLRGVRRTVLGDGAWIDVLPGWLGGADALFERLAAEVPWRAERREMYDRVVEVPRLLAHYREGAELPDPVLERARAALSGYYAEELGEPFATAGLCYYRDGRDSVAWHGDRIGRGDREDTMVAILSVGEARPLLLRPRFGGGPTVRRVLGHGDLIVMGGSCQRTWEHAVPKSTRSVGPRISVQFRPRGVR, encoded by the coding sequence ATCTGCAGGGGTCGCTGTTCGACGCGGTCGGCGAGACCGGCCTCGGGCCGCTGCGCGGGGTGCGGCGCACCGTGCTCGGCGACGGGGCGTGGATCGACGTGCTGCCGGGCTGGCTGGGCGGCGCGGACGCGCTGTTCGAACGCCTGGCGGCCGAGGTGCCGTGGCGGGCGGAGCGGCGGGAGATGTACGACCGGGTGGTGGAGGTCCCGCGGCTGCTCGCCCACTACCGGGAGGGCGCCGAGCTGCCGGATCCGGTGCTCGAACGGGCGCGCGCGGCGCTCAGCGGGTACTACGCGGAGGAGCTCGGCGAGCCCTTCGCGACCGCGGGGCTCTGCTACTACCGCGACGGCCGTGACAGCGTGGCCTGGCACGGCGACCGGATCGGCCGCGGCGACCGCGAGGACACCATGGTGGCGATCCTCTCGGTGGGGGAGGCGCGCCCGTTGCTGCTGCGGCCCCGGTTCGGCGGCGGGCCGACGGTGCGGCGGGTGCTCGGCCACGGGGACCTGATCGTGATGGGCGGATCCTGCCAGCGGACCTGGGAGCACGCCGTCCCGAAGAGCACCCGGTCGGTCGGCCCGCGGATCAGCGTCCAGTTCCGTCCGCGCGGCGTGCGCTGA